Proteins found in one uncultured Campylobacter sp. genomic segment:
- the dxr gene encoding 1-deoxy-D-xylulose-5-phosphate reductoisomerase has translation MVVLGSTGSIGTNTLNLARKFGLSIEALSCASNYELLNEQIAEFKPKFVCIAEPKFAKFVKHKRVFAGAQGICDMLKECESERVVNSLVGFAGLAPSLSAQKLGKKLALANKESLVAGGKFLDRGAIDPIDSEHFGLKFLLANKTPVARLVITASGGAFYKTPIKALKDARAADALKHPNWNMGAKITIDSATMANKLFEVLEAFWLYGVRDIEALIERTSTVHALVEFADGSTTAHLSKTDMILAIAHAILGEDGALNLNAADTKNAQIVPNLDLKTLKNIKFGEINLKKYPIFSLKDQALQNPDLGVAINAANEVAVYKFLRGECGFLDISRTVLAAAKRFEKEKIESESKIFEVDLEVRAWAEKSFK, from the coding sequence GTGGTAGTGCTGGGCTCGACGGGCTCGATCGGGACAAATACTTTAAATTTGGCCCGCAAATTCGGCCTTAGTATCGAGGCGCTAAGCTGCGCGTCAAACTACGAGCTTTTAAACGAGCAAATCGCCGAATTTAAGCCCAAATTCGTCTGTATCGCCGAGCCTAAATTTGCAAAATTCGTAAAGCACAAACGCGTTTTTGCGGGCGCGCAAGGTATCTGCGATATGCTAAAAGAGTGCGAGAGCGAGCGCGTCGTAAACTCTCTAGTCGGCTTTGCAGGGCTGGCTCCGAGCCTAAGCGCGCAAAAGCTAGGCAAAAAGCTAGCGCTTGCCAATAAAGAAAGCCTCGTCGCGGGCGGCAAATTTTTAGATAGGGGCGCGATAGATCCGATAGATAGCGAGCATTTCGGACTTAAATTCTTGCTCGCAAACAAAACCCCGGTCGCTAGGCTCGTCATCACGGCCTCGGGCGGCGCCTTTTACAAAACCCCAATAAAAGCCCTAAAAGACGCCCGCGCCGCAGACGCGCTAAAGCACCCAAACTGGAACATGGGCGCAAAGATCACGATAGATAGCGCGACGATGGCGAACAAGCTTTTTGAGGTGTTGGAGGCCTTTTGGCTCTACGGCGTGCGGGACATCGAGGCGCTCATCGAGCGCACGTCCACGGTGCACGCGCTGGTGGAGTTTGCCGACGGCTCAACTACGGCGCATCTATCTAAAACCGATATGATTTTGGCCATCGCGCATGCGATTTTGGGCGAGGATGGTGCGCTAAATTTGAACGCCGCTGATACAAAAAACGCGCAAATCGTGCCGAATTTAGACCTAAAAACTCTAAAAAATATAAAATTCGGCGAGATAAATTTGAAAAAATATCCTATCTTTTCGCTAAAAGACCAAGCTTTGCAAAACCCAGATCTTGGTGTAGCGATAAACGCCGCAAACGAAGTGGCTGTGTATAAATTTTTGCGCGGCGAATGCGGATTTTTGGATATCTCGCGAACGGTTTTGGCCGCGGCAAAGAGGTTTGAAAAAGAGAAGATAGAGAGCGAGAGTAAGATATTTGAAGTGGATTTAGAAGTGAGAGCGTGGGCGGAAAAGTCGTTTAAATAG
- a CDS encoding uracil-xanthine permease family protein: MEKYEGYNLRLRDALVGVQFLFVAFGALVLVPILTGLDTSVALFTAGIGTLLFQLITRKNVPPIFLASSFAFIAPLSFGVKEWGIAATMGGVVAAGLFYVALSLLIRLKGEGFLHKILPPVVVGPVIMTIGLILSPAAVNMVMGKGKEALYTQGQSLTIALISLSAVIVVMMFGRGMLRLVPILCGIAAGYCASLFVGIVDFTPILNAPWFALPNFTAPVFKLEAVIYMVPIAIAPAIEHIGDMLAISNVTKENFLKNPGLKSTLLGDGLATSLAGCFGGPPNTTYSEVTGAVSITKAYNPAIMTFAALAAILLAFVGKLGAALSTIPAPVIGGIMLLLFGIIASVGMETLIKNGVDLAEPRNMIIVALIFVCAIGGMVLDFGAMSFSGVGLGALIGITLNLVLPKTKHFDGY, from the coding sequence ATGGAAAAATACGAAGGCTACAATCTCAGGCTACGCGACGCTCTCGTCGGCGTACAGTTTTTATTCGTCGCGTTCGGCGCGCTCGTGCTGGTGCCTATTTTGACGGGGCTTGATACGTCCGTAGCGCTGTTTACGGCGGGTATCGGCACGCTACTGTTTCAGCTAATCACGCGCAAAAACGTCCCGCCGATCTTTCTCGCGTCTAGCTTTGCGTTCATCGCGCCGCTTAGCTTTGGCGTGAAGGAGTGGGGCATCGCCGCGACGATGGGCGGAGTGGTCGCGGCGGGGCTGTTTTACGTGGCATTAAGCTTGCTTATTAGGCTCAAAGGCGAGGGATTTTTGCATAAAATTTTACCGCCCGTGGTCGTAGGACCCGTCATCATGACGATCGGTCTCATCCTCTCGCCCGCGGCCGTAAATATGGTCATGGGCAAGGGCAAGGAGGCGCTCTATACGCAGGGCCAGTCGCTTACGATCGCGCTCATCTCGCTCTCGGCGGTTATCGTCGTTATGATGTTTGGCCGCGGCATGCTGCGCCTAGTGCCGATACTGTGCGGTATCGCGGCTGGATACTGCGCGTCGCTGTTTGTCGGGATCGTGGATTTTACGCCGATTCTAAACGCGCCGTGGTTTGCGCTGCCAAATTTCACCGCGCCGGTTTTTAAGCTCGAAGCGGTGATCTACATGGTGCCTATCGCTATCGCGCCCGCGATCGAGCACATCGGCGATATGCTTGCTATCAGCAACGTCACGAAGGAAAATTTCCTAAAAAATCCGGGGCTTAAAAGCACATTGCTCGGCGACGGACTCGCGACGTCGCTAGCGGGTTGCTTTGGCGGACCGCCAAACACCACCTACTCCGAAGTCACGGGCGCGGTTAGCATCACAAAGGCCTACAACCCCGCCATCATGACCTTTGCCGCGCTTGCGGCGATACTGCTAGCCTTCGTGGGCAAGCTCGGCGCCGCGCTCTCCACGATCCCCGCTCCCGTCATCGGCGGCATTATGCTACTGCTTTTTGGTATCATCGCGAGCGTGGGCATGGAGACGCTCATCAAAAACGGCGTGGATCTGGCCGAGCCGCGCAATATGATCATCGTCGCGCTCATCTTCGTCTGCGCGATCGGCGGCATGGTGCTGGATTTTGGCGCGATGAGCTTTAGCGGCGTGGGACTTGGCGCGCTCATCGGCATCACGCTAAATTTGGTACTGCCAAAGACCAAGCATTTTGACGGATACTAA
- the topA gene encoding type I DNA topoisomerase, whose amino-acid sequence MKSLIIVESPAKAKTIKNFLGPGYDVIASKGHIRDLPKTAFGIKIEGEKFTPEYRISADHSAIVKEIKELAKSADQIYLATDEDREGEAIAYHIAAAIGKKPESLPRIVFHEITKSAIEAALKNPRTINMDSVNAQQARRLLDRIVGYKLSPLLNLKIQKGLSAGRVQSAALKIIVDREREIRDFKPIEYHSIDAVFKKDLDAELVKFEAQKIEKLTITNGDRAKFIVENLKSDKFSVREIEAKERKTEPAPPFMTSTLQQSASNRLGFSPKKTMMIAQNLYEGVQTHQGFMGAITYMRTDSLNLAKEAVAAARETIEKGYGERYLPAKAKIYATKSKGAQEAHEAIRPTNLSFTPVIAAQYLEKDALRLYTLIYNRFLACQMSASISQTQNVFVAGAKGEFKISGRKVLFDGFYRVYGDMDKDKILPDLKIGDEMSLQSIKSSQHFTEPPSRYSEAGLVKKLESLGIGRPSTYAPTISLLTSRDYVKVEKKQLVPNEIAFTMMGVLEEHFSDIVDSEFTSNMEEKLDHVAEDKADWQKLLSDFYHPFMDKISAGKTGIKSQKVATPIGEKCPECGGELLLRKGRYGEFIACGNFPKCKYSRNIAKAEQGAQEGEAAAKPKKELKKIDVPCPKCGGDIVERISRRGKFYGCANYPKCDFVSNYEPVAEKCDECGGDMIKKELKKGTFHECVKCKKKVQIAEQ is encoded by the coding sequence ATGAAAAGCTTAATCATCGTGGAATCTCCCGCCAAAGCCAAAACGATAAAAAACTTTCTTGGGCCCGGCTACGACGTCATCGCATCAAAAGGCCATATTAGGGATCTGCCAAAGACGGCATTCGGTATCAAGATCGAGGGCGAAAAATTTACGCCCGAGTATAGGATCAGTGCCGATCACTCCGCTATCGTAAAAGAGATCAAAGAGCTAGCCAAAAGCGCCGACCAAATCTACCTCGCAACCGATGAGGACCGCGAAGGAGAGGCCATCGCCTACCACATCGCCGCAGCCATCGGCAAAAAGCCCGAGAGCCTGCCTCGCATCGTGTTTCACGAGATCACCAAAAGTGCCATCGAAGCCGCTTTAAAGAACCCGCGCACGATAAATATGGATAGCGTAAATGCGCAGCAAGCACGCCGCCTGTTAGACCGAATCGTTGGCTACAAGCTCTCGCCGCTATTAAATTTAAAAATCCAAAAAGGACTAAGCGCGGGACGCGTGCAAAGCGCCGCTCTAAAAATCATCGTAGACCGCGAGCGCGAGATACGCGACTTTAAACCGATCGAATACCACAGCATCGATGCGGTTTTTAAAAAAGACCTTGACGCCGAGCTAGTTAAATTTGAAGCGCAAAAGATAGAAAAGCTAACGATAACAAACGGCGACCGAGCCAAATTTATCGTGGAAAATCTAAAAAGCGATAAATTTAGCGTCCGCGAGATCGAGGCCAAAGAGCGCAAAACAGAGCCCGCACCGCCGTTTATGACCTCGACGCTACAACAAAGCGCGAGCAACCGCCTAGGCTTTAGCCCGAAAAAAACGATGATGATCGCGCAAAATTTATACGAGGGCGTGCAGACGCATCAGGGCTTCATGGGCGCGATAACCTACATGAGAACGGACAGCCTAAATCTCGCCAAAGAGGCCGTCGCTGCCGCACGCGAGACGATCGAGAAAGGGTACGGCGAACGCTACCTGCCCGCTAAGGCTAAAATTTACGCAACCAAAAGCAAAGGTGCGCAAGAAGCCCACGAGGCGATCCGCCCGACAAACCTCAGCTTCACGCCCGTTATCGCCGCGCAGTATCTAGAAAAAGACGCACTACGCCTCTACACGCTCATCTACAACCGCTTTTTAGCCTGCCAGATGAGCGCTAGCATTAGCCAGACGCAAAACGTATTCGTCGCGGGCGCAAAAGGCGAGTTTAAAATAAGCGGCCGCAAGGTGCTGTTTGACGGATTTTACCGCGTTTACGGCGATATGGATAAGGATAAAATTTTGCCCGACCTAAAAATCGGCGACGAAATGAGCCTGCAAAGCATCAAAAGCTCGCAGCACTTCACCGAACCGCCGTCTCGCTACTCGGAGGCCGGGCTAGTTAAAAAACTAGAAAGCCTAGGCATCGGGCGCCCTAGCACCTACGCGCCGACCATCTCGCTGCTAACCTCTCGCGACTACGTCAAAGTCGAAAAAAAGCAGCTCGTGCCAAACGAGATCGCATTTACGATGATGGGCGTTTTGGAGGAGCATTTTAGCGATATCGTAGATAGCGAATTTACGTCAAATATGGAAGAAAAGCTCGATCACGTCGCAGAAGACAAAGCCGACTGGCAAAAGCTTTTGAGCGATTTTTATCATCCGTTTATGGATAAAATTTCGGCTGGCAAAACAGGCATAAAAAGCCAAAAAGTCGCCACTCCGATCGGCGAGAAGTGCCCGGAGTGCGGCGGCGAACTGCTACTACGAAAGGGACGCTACGGCGAGTTTATCGCGTGCGGAAATTTCCCTAAGTGCAAATACTCGCGCAATATCGCCAAAGCAGAACAAGGCGCGCAGGAAGGCGAAGCTGCGGCAAAGCCGAAAAAAGAGCTCAAAAAGATCGACGTGCCGTGTCCAAAATGCGGCGGCGACATCGTCGAGCGCATCAGCCGCAGGGGTAAATTTTACGGCTGCGCAAACTACCCCAAATGCGACTTCGTCTCAAACTACGAGCCGGTTGCCGAGAAATGCGACGAATGTGGCGGCGATATGATCAAAAAAGAGCTCAAAAAGGGGACGTTTCACGAGTGCGTGAAGTGTAAGAAAAAGGTACAAATCGCGGAGCAATAG
- a CDS encoding biotin synthase, whose translation MKTIMLCAICSVSSGNCSEDCGYCTQSASINAGIEKYKMKTAEQVVAEARIAAANHALGFCLVTSGARLTDKKTEDIARLARAVNKEVPNLMLIACNGMATLPQLKELKSAGVFSYNHNLETSREFFPQICSTHSWDERWQTNIDAKEVGLMLCTGGIYGLGESEADRASLQASLAKLDPFSSPINFFIPNDALRVKRPPMTADEALKIIDDTVRALPNARVMIAGGREKILGERQYEIFDHGVSAVVIGDYLTTKGEVASRDIAEFKARGFSFATLCH comes from the coding sequence ATGAAAACTATTATGTTGTGTGCTATTTGTTCAGTCAGCTCCGGCAACTGCTCCGAAGACTGCGGCTACTGCACGCAAAGCGCAAGTATAAATGCCGGCATCGAAAAATACAAAATGAAAACCGCCGAGCAGGTAGTCGCCGAAGCTAGGATCGCGGCGGCAAACCACGCGCTTGGCTTTTGCCTAGTCACCAGCGGCGCAAGACTCACGGACAAAAAGACCGAGGATATCGCCCGCCTCGCGCGCGCCGTAAATAAAGAAGTCCCAAACCTCATGCTGATCGCTTGCAACGGCATGGCGACGCTACCTCAGCTAAAAGAGCTAAAAAGCGCTGGCGTGTTTAGCTACAACCACAACCTAGAAACCTCGCGCGAGTTTTTCCCGCAAATTTGCTCGACGCATAGCTGGGACGAGCGCTGGCAGACCAACATCGACGCCAAAGAAGTGGGGCTAATGCTCTGTACGGGCGGCATTTACGGCCTTGGCGAGAGCGAAGCCGACCGCGCGAGCCTGCAAGCTAGCCTTGCCAAGCTAGACCCCTTTTCCAGCCCGATAAATTTCTTTATCCCAAATGACGCGCTACGCGTCAAGCGGCCGCCTATGACAGCGGACGAGGCGCTAAAAATCATCGACGACACCGTCCGCGCGCTACCTAACGCTCGCGTGATGATAGCAGGCGGTAGAGAGAAAATTTTAGGCGAACGCCAATACGAAATCTTTGATCACGGCGTCTCCGCCGTCGTCATCGGCGACTACCTCACGACCAAGGGCGAGGTCGCCAGCCGCGATATCGCCGAATTTAAGGCGCGCGGATTTAGCTTCGCTACGCTTTGCCACTGA
- a CDS encoding flagellin B produces the protein MSFRINTNVNALNTHANAVGNNRNLSLSLGKLSSGLRIQTAADDASGLAIADSLRSQASALGQAINNGNDAIGIIQVADKAMDEQLKILDTIKVKATQSAQDGQTSDSRQALQADIVRLMEELDNIGNTTSFNGQQLLNGTFSNKEFQIGAYSNQTVKASIGATTSDKIGLTRFESSKLLTLANPFSKASANVVDMKFLNVDGVNDVRVAKATIGTGLGQGVGALAENINKVANKTGVRATFDVTWRGTASVAIPGGLIKSLSINGVKIGDLDVKANDSNGALVNAINKVKDQTGVEASVDAETGTMVLTSRDGRGIQVKGGDLSKGLGKGTAALTKGFVGRLNLVRLDGRDIKIGGTTKLNLSKDAFSADGGQQQSVSLRDVRGQIDKKVATAMGFSRMSKELSVNQSAGVMTLRGAMAVMDIAESAQKTLDQIRSDLGSVQNQLVATVNNITVTQVNVKSAESQIRDVDFASESANFSKFNILAQSGSYAMSQANSVQQNVLRLLQ, from the coding sequence ATGAGTTTTCGTATTAACACGAATGTAAACGCTCTAAACACACACGCAAACGCAGTCGGTAACAACCGCAACCTTTCTCTTTCTTTGGGTAAACTTAGCTCAGGTTTGAGAATCCAAACTGCAGCAGACGATGCTTCCGGTCTTGCTATCGCTGATAGCCTAAGAAGCCAAGCTAGCGCGCTTGGTCAAGCTATCAACAACGGTAACGATGCTATCGGTATCATCCAAGTAGCCGATAAGGCTATGGATGAGCAGCTAAAAATTCTTGATACTATTAAGGTAAAAGCTACCCAGTCAGCCCAAGACGGTCAAACAAGCGATTCTCGTCAAGCGCTACAAGCCGATATCGTTCGCCTAATGGAAGAGCTAGACAACATCGGTAATACTACGTCTTTCAACGGTCAGCAGCTACTAAACGGAACATTCTCTAACAAAGAATTCCAAATCGGCGCTTACTCAAACCAAACCGTTAAGGCTTCTATCGGCGCTACTACGTCAGATAAGATCGGTCTAACGAGATTTGAGAGTTCAAAACTATTAACGCTTGCGAATCCTTTTTCTAAAGCTTCTGCAAACGTCGTCGATATGAAATTTTTAAACGTAGACGGCGTAAACGATGTTCGCGTTGCTAAAGCTACTATAGGAACCGGTTTGGGTCAAGGTGTAGGCGCGCTAGCTGAAAATATCAATAAAGTAGCGAATAAAACGGGCGTTAGAGCTACGTTTGACGTAACTTGGAGAGGTACGGCATCAGTAGCGATACCGGGAGGACTTATCAAGAGCCTTTCTATCAACGGCGTAAAAATAGGCGACCTTGACGTAAAAGCAAACGATAGCAACGGCGCCCTAGTAAATGCTATCAATAAAGTAAAAGACCAAACCGGCGTAGAGGCTTCAGTAGACGCAGAAACAGGAACTATGGTCTTAACTAGCCGCGACGGTCGAGGCATACAGGTAAAAGGCGGCGACCTTTCAAAAGGTCTAGGTAAGGGAACGGCTGCATTAACCAAAGGTTTCGTAGGTCGTTTGAATCTAGTTCGCTTGGATGGACGCGATATAAAAATCGGCGGAACTACTAAACTTAATCTAAGTAAAGATGCATTTTCTGCAGACGGCGGTCAGCAACAGTCTGTTTCTTTAAGAGACGTTCGCGGCCAAATAGATAAAAAAGTAGCTACTGCTATGGGCTTTTCAAGAATGAGTAAAGAACTAAGCGTAAATCAATCAGCGGGCGTTATGACCTTGCGCGGCGCTATGGCTGTTATGGATATCGCAGAGTCTGCTCAAAAAACTCTTGATCAGATCCGCTCTGACCTAGGTTCTGTTCAAAATCAGCTTGTCGCAACCGTAAACAACATCACGGTCACTCAAGTAAACGTAAAATCAGCCGAATCTCAAATCAGAGACGTTGATTTCGCTAGCGAGAGCGCAAACTTCTCTAAGTTTAACATCCTTGCTCAATCAGGAAGTTATGCTATGAGCCAAGCTAACTCCGTTCAGCAAAATGTCTTGAGGCTACTCCAGTAG
- a CDS encoding cation:proton antiporter, translated as MQTDGLSILIVLALIVFSSPYFSKILRIPIAPVEIILGALAGYLGLIGHNEMFKIVSEVGFFYLMFLAGTEVDLKIFFTTDKKILKLGLLYIAILYALSAFTTFAFNIDKLFILIIPLMSVGMIFTLFKEYGKDKDWLNLGMLVGSIGEVVSIAALTFVGAYMKFGAGSELALTTLYLGGFLALSAGAFKALNVLFWWYPQLRVILMPHYDNAEKDIRLCMALFFSIIALMLYLNLEIAFGAFVAGTFIATFFDHKKDLPHKLASFGFGFLVPTFFVHIGSTFKLNAIFIDGVVRDALLIVTVMTLFRAVSASVFLNLLGFRKTLLYALSHSMPLTLLIAVATIAYKSGGINENFYFSFILASLTQAIIVTICIKILMSYENKNLQKELK; from the coding sequence TTGCAAACCGACGGACTAAGTATTCTTATCGTTCTAGCTCTTATCGTTTTTTCATCGCCGTATTTTTCTAAAATTTTACGCATCCCTATCGCGCCCGTGGAGATTATTTTAGGCGCGCTCGCAGGATACCTAGGCCTCATAGGCCACAATGAAATGTTTAAAATCGTGAGCGAAGTGGGATTTTTTTATCTGATGTTTTTGGCGGGCACCGAGGTTGATCTAAAGATATTTTTTACAACCGATAAGAAAATTTTAAAGCTCGGACTCTTATATATCGCCATACTTTACGCGCTTTCGGCGTTTACTACCTTTGCGTTTAATATCGATAAGCTATTTATCTTGATAATTCCTTTGATGAGCGTGGGGATGATTTTTACGCTTTTTAAAGAGTACGGCAAGGATAAAGATTGGCTAAATTTAGGCATGCTCGTAGGCTCCATCGGAGAGGTCGTTAGCATTGCCGCGCTTACTTTCGTCGGAGCGTATATGAAATTTGGTGCCGGTAGTGAGCTTGCGCTCACGACGCTATATCTGGGCGGCTTTTTGGCGCTTAGCGCTGGCGCGTTTAAGGCGCTAAACGTACTATTTTGGTGGTATCCGCAGCTGCGCGTCATCTTGATGCCTCACTACGATAATGCCGAAAAAGACATCCGTTTGTGCATGGCGCTATTTTTTAGCATCATCGCGCTTATGCTTTACCTAAATTTAGAGATTGCATTTGGCGCTTTTGTAGCAGGAACCTTTATAGCGACCTTTTTTGATCATAAAAAAGACCTGCCGCATAAGCTTGCGAGTTTCGGCTTTGGATTTTTGGTACCGACTTTTTTCGTTCATATCGGTTCGACGTTTAAGTTAAATGCCATTTTTATAGACGGAGTGGTTAGGGACGCGCTACTAATCGTAACAGTTATGACTTTGTTTAGAGCCGTGAGCGCGAGCGTGTTTTTAAATTTGCTAGGCTTCCGCAAAACCCTTCTTTACGCACTTTCGCACTCGATGCCCCTAACGCTTCTAATCGCGGTTGCTACCATAGCCTACAAATCAGGCGGTATAAATGAAAATTTTTACTTCTCTTTCATACTAGCGAGCCTAACTCAGGCTATAATAGTAACGATTTGTATCAAAATCCTAATGAGCTACGAAAATAAAAATTTGCAAAAGGAGCTAAAATGA
- a CDS encoding citrate synthase, whose amino-acid sequence MSDTVTLTDNRNGKSYDFPILHGTMGPDVIDISTFFSDTGMFTFDRGYTSTAMCRSSITYIDGLKGELMYRGYDIAYLAENKTFIDVAYLLLNKELPNKKQYDEFKLELKKRSFIHEGMMKIFDAFPDKAHPMAILQAAVSALSAFYFDHLNMDKPEEYHEMAMRIIAKIPTIAAFSYRFSRGLPIIYPNLDRGFTENFLYMMRAYPYEHVDLKPIEVKALDTVFMLHADHEQNASTTTVRTVGSTHAHPYACIAAGIGALWGWAHGGANEGVIRQLEQIGSVENVDKYIARAKDKNDPFRLMGFGHRVYKNFDPRAKVLKSMCDKLFDEIGINTELLKIAKKIEEIALNDEYFISRNLYPNVDFYSGLILKALSIPNDMFAVIFVIGRIPGWISQWIELKEQESIKIVRPRQLYVGETNRTPK is encoded by the coding sequence ATGAGCGATACGGTTACGCTAACAGACAACAGAAACGGCAAAAGCTACGACTTTCCGATACTGCACGGTACGATGGGGCCCGACGTCATCGACATCTCGACCTTTTTTAGCGATACGGGGATGTTTACATTTGACCGCGGATATACCTCGACGGCGATGTGCCGCTCTAGCATCACTTATATCGACGGGCTAAAAGGCGAGCTGATGTACCGCGGCTACGACATCGCGTATCTAGCGGAAAACAAAACCTTCATCGACGTGGCGTATCTGCTGCTAAATAAAGAGCTGCCGAACAAAAAGCAATACGACGAATTTAAACTCGAGCTTAAAAAACGCAGCTTCATTCACGAGGGCATGATGAAAATTTTCGACGCTTTCCCGGATAAGGCGCATCCGATGGCGATCTTGCAAGCGGCGGTCTCGGCGCTTTCGGCGTTTTACTTTGACCACCTAAACATGGATAAGCCCGAGGAGTACCACGAGATGGCGATGCGAATAATCGCCAAAATCCCTACTATCGCGGCGTTTTCTTATAGATTTTCGCGCGGGTTGCCGATCATTTATCCGAATTTAGACCGCGGCTTTACCGAAAATTTCCTCTACATGATGAGAGCCTATCCGTACGAGCACGTGGATCTAAAACCTATCGAGGTTAAGGCGCTAGATACGGTCTTTATGCTGCACGCCGATCACGAGCAAAACGCCTCTACGACGACCGTTCGCACCGTAGGCTCGACGCACGCGCACCCGTATGCGTGTATCGCCGCGGGTATCGGAGCGCTGTGGGGCTGGGCTCACGGCGGCGCAAACGAAGGCGTTATCCGCCAGTTAGAGCAGATCGGCTCGGTCGAAAACGTCGATAAATACATCGCTCGCGCCAAAGACAAAAACGATCCGTTTAGGCTGATGGGGTTTGGTCACCGCGTGTATAAAAACTTCGATCCGCGCGCCAAAGTGCTAAAATCTATGTGCGATAAGTTATTTGACGAGATCGGCATAAACACCGAGCTTCTAAAAATCGCCAAAAAGATCGAGGAGATCGCGCTAAACGACGAGTATTTCATCTCGCGCAACCTCTACCCGAACGTCGATTTTTACTCGGGACTGATTTTAAAGGCGCTTAGCATACCAAACGATATGTTTGCGGTTATTTTCGTCATCGGCAGGATCCCGGGCTGGATCAGCCAGTGGATAGAGCTAAAAGAGCAGGAGAGTATCAAGATCGTGAGGCCGAGGCAGTTGTATGTGGGCGAGACGAACAGAACGCCGAAATAA
- a CDS encoding 3'(2'),5'-bisphosphate nucleotidase CysQ has translation MQNLNELLRLAKLAATKAGNEILKFYAHKGFDDEILAARSTLPESARSQNCRDFEVNLKTDHSPVTSADLAANAAIFETLKSSQIQICSEEKILGESARTFWLIDPLDGTKDFIEGSGEFCVCIALIEDGRPILGIIYVPVTGEIYSAAKGERTQKELYKNGAFIPQILAAKERVPQTIISGKRGKNVTAGKLATALNLDIARLSSAIKYCRIAENLAGAYMRYSPSSIWDNAAGEMIAAGAGAKMIDLATLKAPIYDAASLKNNEFIVIAKDFLAREDEILRAIKELNL, from the coding sequence ATGCAAAATTTAAACGAACTATTACGCTTAGCCAAACTTGCGGCTACAAAAGCAGGCAATGAGATACTTAAATTTTACGCCCACAAGGGCTTTGACGACGAGATTTTAGCGGCTCGTTCGACTTTACCCGAAAGCGCACGTAGCCAAAACTGCCGGGATTTCGAGGTGAATTTAAAAACCGATCATTCGCCCGTGACCTCGGCCGATCTCGCGGCAAACGCTGCGATATTTGAAACGCTAAAAAGCTCGCAGATCCAAATTTGCTCGGAGGAAAAGATTTTGGGCGAGTCCGCGCGGACGTTTTGGCTCATTGATCCGCTAGACGGCACGAAGGATTTTATCGAGGGTAGCGGCGAGTTTTGCGTCTGCATCGCGCTCATAGAGGACGGTCGCCCCATTCTTGGCATCATCTACGTGCCCGTTACCGGCGAAATTTATAGCGCGGCAAAAGGCGAACGAACGCAAAAAGAGCTTTATAAAAACGGAGCGTTTATCCCGCAAATTTTAGCCGCAAAAGAGCGCGTGCCGCAAACGATAATCAGCGGCAAACGCGGCAAAAACGTAACGGCCGGCAAGCTCGCAACCGCCCTAAATTTAGACATCGCGCGACTAAGCTCGGCGATCAAATACTGCCGCATCGCCGAAAATCTCGCGGGCGCTTACATGCGCTACTCGCCAAGCTCTATCTGGGACAACGCTGCGGGCGAGATGATCGCTGCAGGCGCGGGCGCAAAGATGATCGATCTAGCGACGCTAAAAGCCCCGATCTACGACGCCGCCTCGCTAAAAAATAACGAGTTTATCGTCATCGCAAAGGATTTTCTGGCCCGCGAGGATGAAATTTTACGAGCGATAAAAGAGCTAAATTTATAA